One Mycolicibacterium fortuitum subsp. fortuitum genomic window carries:
- the dapF gene encoding diaminopimelate epimerase encodes MPCARGGTYPDQVIFGSIPFAKGHGTQNDFVVLPDLDAALSLTPAAVAALCDRRRGLGADGVLRVTTAGAAQAAGVFERLPDGVAASDWYMDYRNADGSIAQMCGNGVRVFAHYLRASGLESADEFVVGSLAGPRPVVLHSADATSADVTVEMGKANRFGTGTAKVGGRTVSGVAVDVGNPHLACVGLTAGELAALDVGAPVSFDEQLFPEGVNVEVLTVPADGAVSMRVHERGVGETRSCGTGTVAATLAALAHQGTDTGTLRVRIPGGEVTVTITESTSYLRGPSVLVARGELSDVWWNAAHA; translated from the coding sequence ATGCCTTGCGCGCGTGGCGGCACGTATCCTGATCAGGTGATCTTCGGCTCGATCCCTTTCGCGAAGGGCCACGGCACCCAGAACGATTTCGTGGTGCTGCCCGACCTCGATGCCGCGCTGTCGCTGACGCCGGCCGCCGTGGCCGCGCTGTGCGACCGCCGCCGCGGCCTGGGCGCCGACGGCGTGCTCCGGGTGACCACGGCCGGGGCTGCGCAGGCGGCGGGCGTTTTCGAGCGGCTGCCCGACGGCGTCGCCGCCTCCGACTGGTACATGGACTACCGCAACGCCGACGGTTCGATCGCGCAGATGTGCGGCAACGGGGTACGGGTCTTCGCGCATTACCTGCGCGCCTCGGGACTGGAATCCGCCGACGAGTTCGTGGTGGGCTCGCTGGCCGGGCCGCGTCCGGTGGTGCTGCACAGTGCCGACGCCACCTCCGCGGACGTCACCGTCGAGATGGGCAAGGCCAACCGATTCGGCACGGGAACCGCGAAGGTCGGCGGCCGCACGGTCAGCGGGGTCGCCGTCGACGTGGGCAATCCGCATCTGGCCTGTGTCGGGTTGACCGCAGGCGAGCTGGCCGCCCTCGACGTGGGCGCGCCGGTGTCCTTCGACGAGCAGCTGTTCCCCGAGGGTGTCAACGTCGAGGTCCTCACCGTCCCGGCCGACGGCGCGGTGTCCATGCGGGTGCACGAGCGCGGCGTGGGAGAGACCCGCTCCTGCGGCACCGGCACCGTCGCAGCCACCCTGGCGGCCCTGGCCCACCAGGGCACCGACACCGGGACGTTGCGGGTCCGTATCCCGGGCGGAGAGGTCACCGTGACGATCACCGAGTCCACCAGCTATCTGCGCGGACCCTCCGTGCTGGTGGCCCGTGGTGAGCTCTCCGACGTGTGGTGGAACGCTGCCCACGCCTAA
- a CDS encoding acyl-CoA dehydrogenase family protein: MGSVVKYDRTLFEPEHELFRESYRAFLDKHVAPFHDQWEKDKIVDRGVWLEAGKQGFLGMAVPEEYGGGGNDDFRYNTIVCEETVAGRYSGIGFSLHNDVVAPYLLRLANEEQKQRWLPKFCTGELITAIAMTEPGTGSDLQGIKTRAVRDGDHYVLNGSKTFITNGIHSDLVIVVAQTDPEKGALGFSLLVVERGMEGFERGRHLDKIGLEAQDTAELSFTDVKVPVENLLGEEGQGFVYLMQNLPQERISIAIMAAAAMEAVLEQTVQYTKERKAFGKPIGSFQNSRFLLAELATEATVVRMMVDEFIRLHLDEKLTVEQAAMAKWYSTEKQVELIDRCLQLHGGYGYMREYPVARAYLDARVQTIYGGTTEIMKEIIGRSLGV; the protein is encoded by the coding sequence ATGGGCAGTGTTGTGAAATACGACCGCACGTTGTTCGAACCGGAGCACGAGCTGTTCCGCGAGTCCTACCGCGCGTTCCTCGACAAGCATGTCGCGCCGTTCCACGACCAGTGGGAGAAGGACAAGATCGTCGACCGCGGGGTCTGGCTCGAGGCGGGTAAGCAGGGCTTTCTCGGGATGGCTGTGCCCGAGGAGTACGGCGGCGGCGGTAACGACGATTTCCGGTACAACACCATCGTGTGCGAGGAGACGGTCGCCGGACGCTACAGCGGAATCGGCTTCAGCCTGCACAACGACGTCGTCGCGCCCTATCTGCTGCGGCTGGCCAACGAGGAGCAGAAGCAGCGCTGGCTGCCGAAGTTCTGTACCGGTGAATTGATCACGGCGATCGCAATGACCGAACCCGGTACCGGCAGCGACCTCCAGGGCATCAAGACCCGCGCGGTGCGCGACGGCGACCACTACGTGCTCAACGGGTCGAAGACCTTCATCACCAACGGCATCCACTCCGACCTGGTGATCGTCGTCGCTCAGACCGACCCGGAGAAGGGCGCGCTGGGCTTCTCCCTGCTGGTGGTGGAGCGCGGCATGGAGGGCTTCGAACGGGGCCGGCACCTGGACAAGATCGGCCTGGAGGCCCAGGACACCGCCGAACTGTCGTTCACCGACGTCAAGGTGCCGGTCGAGAATCTGCTCGGCGAGGAAGGTCAGGGGTTCGTCTACCTGATGCAGAACTTGCCGCAGGAGCGCATCTCGATCGCCATCATGGCCGCCGCCGCGATGGAGGCCGTGCTGGAGCAGACGGTGCAGTACACCAAGGAGCGCAAGGCGTTCGGCAAGCCCATCGGCAGCTTCCAGAACAGCCGGTTCCTGCTGGCCGAACTGGCGACCGAGGCCACCGTGGTGCGCATGATGGTCGACGAGTTCATCCGGTTGCATCTCGACGAGAAGCTCACCGTCGAGCAGGCCGCGATGGCCAAGTGGTACTCCACCGAGAAGCAGGTGGAGCTGATCGACCGCTGCCTGCAGCTGCACGGCGGTTACGGCTACATGCGTGAGTACCCGGTGGCCCGGGCCTACCTGGACGCCCGAGTGCAGACGATCTACGGCGGCACCACCGAGATCATGAAGGAGATCATCGGTCGCAGTCTGGGTGTCTAG
- the miaA gene encoding tRNA (adenosine(37)-N6)-dimethylallyltransferase MiaA produces MTRPVAVIGPTGTGKSALALAIAEELGGEIVNADAMQLYRGMDIGTAKLPVAERRGIPHHQLDVLDVTETATVARYQQDAAADVEAIAARGAVPVIVGGSMLYIQSLLDEWTFPATDPAVRARWEARLAEVGVAALHAELTRVDPAAGAWILPTDGRRIVRALEVVELTGRPFAASAPSIGAPRWDTAIIGLDWETSVLDERLQQRTDLMFADGLVQEVRTLIGRGLRDGVTAARALGYAQVLADLDAGGDGSAAREPTFIGTRRYVRRQRSWFRRDHRVVWLDGAADGLVHDALRAWRHVS; encoded by the coding sequence ATGACCCGGCCGGTGGCGGTCATCGGGCCGACGGGCACCGGGAAATCGGCCCTGGCCCTGGCGATCGCCGAAGAATTGGGCGGGGAGATCGTGAATGCCGATGCGATGCAGCTCTACCGCGGCATGGACATCGGCACGGCCAAGTTGCCGGTCGCCGAGCGGCGCGGCATCCCACACCACCAACTCGACGTCCTCGATGTCACCGAGACCGCGACGGTGGCCCGCTACCAGCAGGACGCTGCGGCCGACGTGGAGGCCATCGCCGCGCGCGGCGCGGTGCCGGTGATCGTCGGCGGCTCGATGCTCTACATCCAGTCGCTGCTCGACGAGTGGACGTTCCCAGCGACCGATCCGGCGGTGCGGGCCCGGTGGGAGGCTCGGCTGGCCGAGGTGGGGGTCGCCGCGCTCCATGCTGAGTTGACCCGGGTCGACCCGGCCGCGGGTGCCTGGATCCTGCCCACCGACGGCCGGCGGATCGTGCGGGCGCTGGAGGTCGTGGAGCTCACCGGCCGGCCGTTCGCCGCCTCGGCGCCCAGTATCGGTGCCCCGCGATGGGATACGGCGATCATCGGATTGGATTGGGAGACATCCGTTCTCGACGAGCGTCTGCAGCAGCGCACCGATCTGATGTTCGCCGACGGCCTGGTGCAGGAGGTGCGGACCCTGATCGGCCGGGGACTGCGGGACGGGGTCACCGCGGCGCGGGCGCTCGGCTACGCGCAGGTGCTGGCCGATCTGGATGCCGGGGGAGACGGCTCGGCGGCGCGGGAGCCCACATTCATCGGAACCCGCCGCTATGTACGCCGGCAGCGGTCCTGGTTCCGGCGCGACCATCGGGTGGTGTGGCTCGACGGAGCGGCCGACGGGCTGGTGCACGATGCCTTGCGCGCGTGGCGGCACGTATCCTGA
- a CDS encoding PE-PPE domain-containing protein yields the protein MRFSPRSAARSLLVGAVAVSGSVVIGLTPVGTAAVGLVVAVTPLVVPGTGTPDPQNSNNYMANAVAYYVQPSGSCGAEDCAAPVAIPYIAQFWPIPLPGWGGLEGAKWNVSVASGVTRLTSELVGANNPSAAHPVTVFGYSQGATVASIVKGNLADLTDEQKQNLSFVLIGNPNRPDGGIFERLAILGTVPILDATFGRPTPTDTGIETYDIALQYDGVADAPSWVLNPLALANALAGFQYVHGTYLDPRGDDPATATPYGYTPEQVQAAIENAKANCSADTHCQKVEGSDTYYVTLPAKTLPIMQPLLDLGAATGTSAVVVPLVDLVSPLAQTLIETGYTRTDYSTPTPFQLLPRFNPVTLASDLINDIPEGVRAALNPGLDPLPGWTDPTQSGVTVRVPDAADKAAADTTKVSATSDYTPLRRLSTVTEPETAPNAADPDATAPKQRPSLPKALATKGHPARDMAKSLRSSVRKALGQDGAKDKATDRPEPKRTSAKDTSSKKKSAA from the coding sequence ATGCGATTCTCACCCCGATCTGCTGCCAGGTCACTGCTGGTCGGCGCCGTGGCCGTGTCCGGCTCGGTGGTGATCGGGCTGACGCCCGTCGGTACCGCGGCGGTCGGACTGGTGGTGGCGGTGACTCCGCTGGTGGTTCCCGGCACCGGGACGCCGGACCCGCAGAACTCCAACAACTACATGGCCAACGCCGTCGCCTATTACGTCCAGCCGAGCGGCAGCTGCGGTGCCGAGGACTGCGCGGCACCGGTGGCGATCCCCTACATCGCCCAGTTCTGGCCCATCCCCCTGCCCGGCTGGGGCGGACTGGAGGGCGCCAAGTGGAACGTGTCGGTCGCCAGTGGAGTCACCCGGCTGACCAGCGAACTCGTCGGCGCAAACAATCCCAGCGCAGCCCATCCGGTGACGGTCTTCGGCTATTCGCAGGGCGCCACGGTGGCCAGCATCGTCAAGGGCAACCTGGCCGATCTCACCGACGAACAGAAGCAGAATCTCAGCTTCGTCCTGATCGGCAACCCGAACCGCCCCGACGGTGGCATCTTCGAGCGGCTGGCGATCCTGGGCACCGTCCCGATCCTCGACGCGACGTTCGGCCGGCCCACTCCTACGGATACCGGCATCGAGACCTACGACATCGCGCTGCAGTACGACGGCGTCGCCGACGCTCCGTCGTGGGTGCTCAATCCGCTCGCGCTGGCGAACGCGCTGGCCGGATTCCAGTACGTGCACGGCACCTATCTGGACCCCCGGGGCGACGACCCGGCGACGGCCACGCCGTACGGTTACACACCCGAACAGGTGCAGGCCGCGATCGAGAACGCGAAGGCGAACTGCAGCGCGGATACTCACTGCCAGAAGGTCGAGGGCAGCGACACGTACTACGTCACGCTGCCGGCGAAGACGCTGCCGATCATGCAGCCGTTGCTGGACCTGGGCGCGGCGACCGGCACGTCCGCCGTCGTGGTCCCACTCGTCGATCTGGTCTCACCGCTGGCCCAGACCCTCATCGAAACCGGTTACACCAGAACCGACTACAGCACGCCCACACCGTTCCAGCTGCTGCCCAGGTTCAACCCCGTGACGTTGGCGAGCGATCTCATCAACGACATCCCCGAGGGCGTCCGGGCGGCACTCAACCCCGGACTCGACCCGCTGCCCGGATGGACCGATCCGACGCAGTCCGGCGTGACCGTCCGGGTCCCGGACGCTGCCGACAAGGCCGCTGCCGACACCACGAAAGTCTCCGCCACCTCGGATTACACACCGCTCCGGCGTTTGAGCACGGTCACCGAGCCCGAGACGGCACCGAACGCGGCCGACCCCGATGCGACAGCCCCGAAGCAGCGTCCTTCACTGCCGAAAGCGCTGGCCACGAAGGGACATCCGGCGCGTGACATGGCCAAGTCGCTCCGCAGCAGCGTGCGCAAGGCCCTTGGTCAGGACGGCGCGAAAGACAAGGCCACGGACCGTCCCGAGCCAAAGCGCACCAGCGCAAAGGACACCAGCAGCAAGAAGAAATCTGCCGCCTGA
- a CDS encoding DUF349 domain-containing protein, whose amino-acid sequence MTTSEPGGATPKPTSGPTPKPTPRPGPPRPVPRPSRVAPVVAVAPTSDPHQFGRVDADGTVWLINGSGERIIGSWQAGDTESAYAHFGRRFDDLHTEVALLERRLSSGTGDARKIKSAAAALAESLPTAAVLGDVDALSARLTAILEHADEAAKTERAQRDEHRAAQTARKEALAAEAEDLAANSTQWKAAGDRLREILDEWRTITGLDRKLDDALWKRYSSARETFNRRRGSHFAELDRGRVGARQAKEALCEKAEQLADSTDWGATGAAFRDLLTQWKAAGRAAKDVDDALWHRFKAAQDTFFGARNAAHAERDAEFKANAAAKEALLTEAEKIDTTDLDAARAALRAIGDKWDAIGKVPRERAAELERRLRAVEKKVRDAPAGGVDPEAQARADQFRARAEQFEKQAEKAEAAGRTKDAAEARASAEQWRQWADAAAEALGKRS is encoded by the coding sequence ATGACAACCAGTGAGCCAGGCGGAGCCACCCCGAAGCCGACCTCCGGGCCCACACCGAAGCCGACTCCCCGGCCCGGACCGCCCCGCCCCGTTCCCCGCCCCAGCCGGGTCGCCCCGGTGGTCGCGGTCGCGCCGACCAGCGATCCACACCAATTCGGGCGGGTGGACGCCGACGGCACGGTGTGGTTGATCAACGGCTCCGGCGAGCGCATCATCGGCTCGTGGCAGGCAGGTGACACCGAGTCGGCGTACGCCCACTTCGGTCGCCGTTTCGATGATCTGCACACCGAGGTGGCCCTGCTGGAACGCCGGCTGTCCTCCGGCACCGGCGATGCTCGCAAGATCAAGTCGGCTGCCGCGGCATTGGCCGAAAGCCTGCCCACCGCAGCAGTTCTCGGCGACGTCGATGCGTTGAGCGCCCGGCTCACTGCCATCCTGGAACACGCCGACGAGGCTGCCAAGACCGAGCGGGCCCAGCGTGATGAGCACCGCGCCGCCCAGACCGCCCGCAAGGAGGCACTGGCCGCCGAGGCCGAGGATCTGGCGGCCAACTCCACGCAGTGGAAGGCCGCGGGTGACCGGCTGCGGGAGATCCTCGATGAGTGGCGCACCATCACCGGGCTGGATCGCAAGCTCGATGACGCGCTGTGGAAGCGCTACTCGTCGGCCCGCGAGACGTTCAATCGCCGGCGTGGCTCGCACTTCGCCGAACTCGACCGCGGCCGCGTGGGCGCCCGCCAGGCCAAGGAGGCGCTGTGCGAAAAGGCCGAGCAATTGGCCGACTCGACCGATTGGGGTGCCACCGGTGCCGCCTTCCGTGACCTGTTGACCCAGTGGAAGGCCGCCGGACGCGCCGCCAAGGACGTCGACGACGCGCTGTGGCACCGGTTCAAGGCTGCCCAGGACACGTTCTTCGGAGCCCGTAACGCCGCTCACGCCGAGCGTGATGCCGAGTTCAAGGCGAATGCCGCCGCCAAGGAAGCGCTGCTGACCGAGGCCGAGAAGATCGATACGACCGATCTGGACGCGGCTCGGGCGGCGCTGCGCGCGATCGGCGACAAGTGGGACGCGATCGGCAAGGTTCCGCGTGAGCGCGCCGCCGAACTGGAGCGACGCCTGCGCGCGGTGGAGAAGAAGGTCCGCGACGCGCCGGCCGGTGGTGTCGATCCCGAGGCCCAGGCGCGGGCCGACCAGTTCCGCGCACGTGCCGAGCAGTTCGAAAAGCAGGCCGAGAAAGCCGAGGCCGCCGGACGGACCAAGGACGCGGCCGAAGCTCGGGCGAGCGCCGAGCAGTGGCGTCAGTGGGCCGACGCGGCGGCAGAAGCGCTCGGCAAGCGCAGCTAG
- the hflX gene encoding GTPase HflX encodes MTHPEHPVTPSTGELALEDRASLRRVAGLSTELTDVTEVEYRQLRLERVVLVGVWTEGSAADADASLTELAALAETAGSEVLEGLVQRRDKPDPSTYIGSGKAQELREIVLATGADTVICDGELSPAQLNSLEKVVKVKVIDRTALILDIFAQHATSREGKAQVSLAQMEYMLPRLRGWGESMSRQAGGRAGGAGGGVGTRGPGETKIETDRRRIRERMSKLRREIREMKKIRDTQRSRRLSSDAASVAIVGYTNAGKSSLLNALTGAGVLVENALFATLEPTTRRGEFDDGRPFVLTDTVGFVRHLPTQLVEAFRSTLEEVVDADLLVHVVDGSDEHPLAQVNAVRQVVNDVVAEYDIAPPPELLVVNKIDAATDLSLAALRRALPDAVFVSAQTGDGLDRLRARMAEMIPPTDATVDVTIPYDRGDLVARVHADGRVDATEHTAEGTRIKARVPMALAASLDEFGTF; translated from the coding sequence ATGACTCATCCAGAACATCCCGTCACCCCCAGCACCGGTGAGCTGGCCCTCGAAGATCGCGCCTCCTTGCGCCGAGTCGCCGGCCTCTCCACCGAGCTCACCGATGTCACCGAGGTCGAATACCGCCAGCTGCGGCTGGAACGTGTGGTCCTGGTCGGCGTGTGGACCGAGGGCAGCGCGGCCGATGCCGACGCCAGCCTGACCGAGTTGGCCGCGCTGGCCGAGACCGCCGGCTCGGAGGTGCTCGAGGGGCTCGTCCAGCGCCGCGACAAGCCGGACCCGTCCACCTACATCGGCTCGGGCAAGGCGCAGGAGCTGCGCGAGATCGTGCTGGCCACCGGCGCCGACACCGTGATCTGCGACGGTGAACTCTCACCCGCTCAGCTCAATTCGCTGGAGAAAGTGGTCAAGGTCAAGGTCATCGACCGCACCGCGCTGATTCTGGACATCTTCGCCCAGCACGCCACCAGTCGCGAGGGCAAGGCACAGGTGTCGCTGGCCCAGATGGAGTACATGCTGCCCCGGCTGCGCGGCTGGGGTGAGTCGATGTCGCGTCAGGCCGGTGGCCGAGCGGGCGGTGCCGGCGGCGGGGTGGGAACCCGCGGCCCCGGTGAGACCAAGATCGAAACCGACCGCCGCCGCATCCGCGAGCGGATGTCCAAGCTGCGCCGCGAAATTCGCGAGATGAAGAAGATCCGCGACACCCAGCGCAGCCGGCGGCTGTCCTCGGATGCCGCCTCGGTGGCCATCGTCGGCTACACCAACGCCGGCAAGTCCAGCCTGCTCAACGCCTTGACCGGGGCCGGTGTGCTGGTGGAGAACGCGTTGTTCGCGACCCTCGAACCGACCACGCGGCGCGGCGAGTTCGACGACGGCCGGCCGTTCGTGCTGACCGACACCGTCGGCTTCGTCCGGCACCTGCCGACCCAGCTGGTCGAGGCGTTCCGGTCCACCCTCGAAGAGGTGGTGGATGCCGATCTGCTGGTGCACGTGGTGGACGGCTCCGACGAACATCCGCTGGCGCAGGTCAACGCGGTCCGCCAGGTGGTCAACGATGTGGTCGCTGAGTACGACATCGCCCCACCGCCGGAGTTGTTGGTGGTCAACAAGATCGACGCGGCCACCGACCTCAGTCTGGCCGCGTTGCGGCGCGCGCTCCCGGACGCCGTGTTCGTCTCGGCGCAGACCGGTGACGGGCTGGACCGGCTGCGGGCCCGGATGGCGGAGATGATCCCGCCCACCGACGCGACGGTCGACGTGACCATTCCCTACGACCGCGGGGATCTGGTGGCGCGGGTGCACGCCGACGGCCGGGTGGACGCCACCGAGCACACCGCCGAGGGCACCCGCATCAAGGCACGCGTGCCGATGGCGCTGGCGGCGAGCCTGGACGAATTCGGCACCTTCTGA
- a CDS encoding molybdopterin guanine dinucleotide-containing S/N-oxide reductase: protein MPRSPMSLAHWGAFTADITAGDIAAVTPMAGDTDPSPLLGNLPGSIRHRSRIAGPAVRRGWLRDGPGPSDERGADEYVAVSWEELTELLAGELRRVVDTHGNEAIYGGSYGWSSAGRFHHAQSQVHRFLKMLGGYTSSRHSYSLGATGVIMPRVVGTHDDLFKRSTDWDVIAEHTDLLVCFGGVALKNTGINHGGTTAHPARDALRRLRDRGGQIVSFSPLRDDVDGHCQWLAPIPGTDVAVMLALAYVLATEGLADLDFLDTYCTGYHRFERYLLGRDDGVAKSPQWASALSGLPAEELTALARRMAASRSLVTVSWSLQRVRHGEQAPWMGLTLAAMLGQIGLPGGGFGHGYGSMNEPGLPPLRCGLPVLPQGLNPVKTFIPVAAVTDMLLNPGRPFDYNGLQLTYPDIKCVYWAGGNPFHHHQNIPRLRRALSRVETIVVHDPYWTAMAKHADIVVPSTTAYEREDYSGSRNDPLLVAMPALAQPFAESRDDYTTFSALAERLGFGPQFTEGRTAREWLVHMYEKWSAGLDFDVPEFEEFWAAGHLRLPTEPGLTLLADFRADPIGHRLATPSGRIEIFSQTIDGFGYDDCAGHPRWYEPTEWLGGERSRSYPLHLLANQPAARLHSQLDGGATSQSSKVQGREPIRMHPGDAATRGLSDGDVVRVFNDRGACLAGVVIDDRLRAAVVQLSTGAWFDPADPADPDSMCVHGNPNVLTEDIGTSSLARGCTGAHVLVQVEKYDGPLPPVRAHQPPVIRTR from the coding sequence ATGCCCCGGTCCCCCATGAGCCTTGCGCACTGGGGCGCCTTCACCGCCGACATCACGGCCGGCGACATCGCCGCCGTCACCCCGATGGCCGGCGATACGGATCCTTCGCCGTTGCTGGGCAACCTCCCGGGATCGATCCGGCACCGTTCACGAATCGCGGGGCCCGCGGTGCGCCGCGGCTGGCTGCGGGACGGCCCCGGCCCGAGCGACGAACGCGGTGCCGACGAGTACGTCGCGGTGTCGTGGGAGGAGCTCACCGAGTTGCTCGCCGGTGAACTGCGCCGCGTCGTCGACACCCACGGCAACGAGGCGATCTACGGCGGCTCCTACGGCTGGTCCAGTGCCGGACGCTTCCACCACGCTCAGAGCCAGGTGCACCGCTTTCTGAAGATGCTCGGCGGCTACACCTCCTCGCGTCACTCCTACAGCCTGGGCGCAACCGGGGTGATCATGCCGCGGGTGGTCGGTACTCACGATGACCTGTTCAAGCGATCCACCGACTGGGACGTGATCGCCGAGCACACCGATCTGCTGGTGTGTTTCGGCGGTGTCGCGCTGAAGAACACCGGCATCAACCACGGCGGCACCACGGCACATCCCGCACGCGACGCGCTGCGCCGGTTGCGTGACCGGGGCGGGCAGATCGTGTCGTTCAGCCCGCTTCGCGACGACGTCGACGGCCACTGCCAATGGCTGGCACCGATCCCCGGCACCGATGTGGCGGTGATGCTCGCGCTGGCCTACGTGCTGGCCACCGAGGGCCTGGCCGATCTCGACTTCCTCGACACGTACTGCACGGGCTATCACCGGTTCGAGCGCTACCTGCTGGGCCGCGACGACGGCGTCGCCAAGAGCCCACAGTGGGCATCGGCGCTCAGCGGCCTACCGGCCGAAGAGCTCACCGCCCTGGCCCGGCGGATGGCCGCCTCACGCAGCCTCGTCACCGTCAGTTGGTCGCTGCAGCGGGTCCGGCACGGCGAACAGGCTCCGTGGATGGGCTTGACGCTGGCCGCCATGCTCGGCCAGATCGGTTTACCCGGAGGGGGTTTCGGCCACGGCTACGGCTCGATGAACGAGCCGGGGCTTCCGCCGCTGCGCTGCGGCCTGCCCGTACTGCCGCAGGGCCTCAACCCGGTGAAGACGTTCATCCCCGTCGCAGCCGTCACCGACATGTTGCTGAACCCCGGCCGGCCGTTCGACTACAACGGCCTGCAATTGACCTATCCCGACATCAAGTGTGTGTACTGGGCCGGCGGTAATCCGTTCCACCACCATCAGAACATCCCACGGTTGCGCCGCGCCTTGTCGCGGGTGGAGACCATCGTGGTGCACGACCCGTACTGGACGGCAATGGCCAAGCATGCCGACATCGTGGTTCCCTCGACCACCGCCTACGAGCGCGAGGACTACTCGGGTTCGCGCAACGACCCGCTGCTGGTGGCCATGCCGGCCCTGGCGCAACCGTTTGCCGAATCCCGTGACGACTACACCACGTTCTCGGCACTGGCCGAGCGACTCGGCTTCGGACCGCAGTTCACCGAAGGCCGCACGGCACGTGAATGGCTGGTCCACATGTACGAAAAGTGGTCTGCCGGGCTGGATTTCGATGTTCCCGAGTTCGAAGAGTTCTGGGCCGCGGGACACTTGCGGCTTCCCACCGAACCTGGACTGACGCTGCTGGCCGACTTCCGCGCCGACCCGATCGGGCACCGACTGGCCACCCCGAGCGGCCGCATCGAGATCTTCTCGCAGACCATCGACGGGTTCGGCTACGACGACTGCGCCGGTCATCCGCGTTGGTACGAACCGACCGAATGGCTCGGCGGCGAGCGGTCCCGGTCATATCCGTTGCACCTGCTGGCCAACCAGCCCGCGGCCCGCCTGCACAGCCAGCTCGACGGTGGCGCCACCAGCCAGTCTTCGAAAGTGCAAGGACGCGAACCGATCCGGATGCATCCAGGGGACGCGGCAACCCGAGGCCTGTCCGACGGCGACGTGGTGCGGGTGTTCAACGATCGCGGCGCCTGCCTGGCCGGCGTGGTGATCGATGACCGATTGCGCGCGGCCGTGGTGCAGCTGTCGACCGGGGCGTGGTTCGACCCGGCCGACCCTGCCGACCCCGATTCGATGTGCGTGCACGGCAATCCCAATGTGCTCACCGAGGACATCGGCACCTCGTCGCTGGCGCGAGGCTGCACCGGCGCACATGTCCTGGTGCAGGTCGAGAAGTACGACGGACCGCTCCCACCGGTGCGCGCACACCAGCCTCCGGTGATCCGGACACGCTGA